The proteins below come from a single Yamadazyma tenuis chromosome 5, complete sequence genomic window:
- the GCV2 gene encoding glycine decarboxylase subunit P (COG:E; EggNog:ENOG503NWQC; BUSCO:EOG09260DBG), giving the protein MFRGSVRLAINRATIARAVCSRPSAVAGTRFFASSRAYEAAANASTKVANTSSDNYATVYVPKAGLDPLDTFARRHIGPTPENVAQMLKEMGYSDLDEFLSQAIPPHVLLKRKLQVSPAKGFTESEMLDHLHELAGKNKIVRSFIGKGYAGTHVPPVIQRNLLESPEWYTSYTPYQPEISQGRLESLLNYQTMITSLTGLDIANASLLDEGTAAGEAMALSFHSLRGKRTQYVVDINLHPQTKEVIRSRAGNIGVEILELNLASEEGVAELETIASKVCGALVQYPATDGSINDYSRIGDIVHAQKGLFAVATDLLALTLLKPPSSFGADIALGNSQRFGVPFGYGGPHAAFFSTTNKYSRKIPGRIIGVSKDRLGNKALRLALQTREQHIKREKATSNICTAQALLANMAAMYAVYHGPDGLRRIAGRVYGYTKILSQNLGAHTLENTSFFDTLTIKLEGTTADEVLALALNQYGINLFKVNDLTVSVTLDETVTREDLGALVQIFGGDAGVSTLEELPEFPQQWTRTDEILTHPVFNTHHSETAMLRYLHLLQSKDLSLANSMIPLGSCTMKLNATVEMSTLSMPGFTALHPFAPADQAEGYRELVAEFEKDLNDITGFDATTLMPNSGAQGEYTGLSLIRQYHQSRGDHESRNICLIPVSAHGTNPASAAMCGLKVVPVKCLENGSIDLEDLKQKAELHSQNLCSIMITYPSTYGLFEPGIKSAIDIVHENGGLVYLDGANMNAQVGLTSPGDLGADVCHLNIHKTFALSHGGGGPGQAPVCVKEHLKPFLPHHTLVSTPHATSESIKAVNSAPFGSAAVLPVSYAYIKMLGANSLPYTSAIAMLNANYMMKKLQAHYKILFMDFAAIKHCAHEFILDLREFKTFGVEAIDVAKRLQDYGFHAPTMSFPVAGTLMIEPTESENLEEIDRFIDSLVAIRGEIKAYENGDPLGQVLKNAPHSLADVVSTPQEDWASRGYTREQAAYPLPFLKQAKCWPTVARVDDAYGDINLMCTCPSVEEVADTECIALSSYKEGLSNKLQILHGVAYGKDATTDYNAASFNPGADSGVDTDEAKSIEGFDFYKAAEVSVEYPITNLQWDPAMGSGSHERLAASSEVLRLFKVDHDSLDSNNNFRMSQTHYLTNSTSGATSGGIMNCPPVTSFDWNKLESNLIITASVDTTCTVWDLNRSNPNPDPHQGDSAYVKTQLIAHDSEVFDVKFVTDSTNLFASVGNDGSIRMFDLRSLEHSTIIYEPSSGTGPSRHNYNSKALLKLATSNVDQNYLATIGVNSNQVIVIDTRLPGVPVAVLDGSLGGRNSGAINSIKWHPTGNFLLTGGDDCQALVWDCNNFQLPKDHEHPFVVGSPVLSYEESLEVNNVCWRAPMGDWMGVVSGKGFQAVSI; this is encoded by the exons ATGTTCAGAGGCAGTGTAAGACTTGCGATCAATCGGGCTACCATTGCTCGTGCCGTGTGCTCCCGCCCTTCAGCGGTGGCAGGTACCCGTTTTTTCGCCTCATCTCGCGCGTATGAAGCGGCAGCAAATGCTTCCACTAAGGTAGCTAACACGTCCTCAGACAATTATGCCACTGTCTACGTGCCTAAGGCCGGTCTTGACCCTCTAGACACATTTGCTCGTCGTCACATAGGCCCAACCCCCGAAAATGTGGCCCagatgttgaaggaaatgGGATATAGCGATCTCGATGAGTTTCTCTCTCAGGCCATTCCTCCTCACGTGCTTCTCAAGCGTAAACTCCAGGTATCTCCAGCTAAGGGCTTCACGGAGCTGGAAATGTTGGACCATTTACATGAGCTTGCCGGCAAGAACAAGATCGTTCGGTCTTTTATTGGTAAAGGTTACGCTGGTACTCACGTTCCGCCAGTGATCCAACgaaacttgttggaatcACCCGAATGGTACACCTCCTACACGCCATACCAACCAGAAATCAGTCAGGGCCGTTTAGagagtttgttgaactaCCAGACCATGATCACTTCGCTCACAGGTTTGGATATCGCCAATGCCTCTCTTTTGGACGAAGGTACTGCTGCCGGTGAGGCCATGGCCTTGTCCTTCCACAGTTTACGTGGTAAGCGTACTCAGTACGTGGTGGATATCAATttgcatccacaaacaaaagagGTGATTCGGTCGCGTGCTGGTAATATCGGAGTGGAGATTCTTGAACTTAATCTCGCTTCCGAGGAAGGTGTTGCTGAACTTGAAACCATTGCCAGCAAGGTTTGTGGGGCCCTTGTGCAATATCCTGCCACCGACGGGTCTATCAATGACTACTCTCGGATTGGTGATATAGTCCATGCTCAAAAGGGGTTGTTTGCAGTGGCTACTGACTTGTTGGCCTTGACATTACTCAAACCACCTTCGAGCTTTGGGGCTGATATTGCCTTGGGAAACTCCCAACGGTTCGGGGTTCCCTTTGGCTACGGAGGTCCTCATGCGGCATTCTTCTCCACTACTAATAAATATTCTCGTAAGATCCCGGGACGAATCATTGGTGTTTCGAAGGATCGGTTGGGAAACAAGGCCTTACGGTTGGCTTTACAAACACGTGAGCAACATATCAAGCGTGAAAAGGCCACTTCCAACATCTGTACGGCTCAAGCTTTGTTGGCCAATATGGCTGCTATGTATGCGGTTTATCATGGACCTGATGGGCTTCGTCGGATTGCTGGCCGGGTCTACGGTTACACCAAGATTTTGTCACAAAACCTTGGGGCCCATACGCTCGAAAACACCAGCTTTTTTGATACTTTAACcatcaaacttgaaggtacTACTGCCGATGAAGTACTTGCATTGGCCTTGAACCAATACGGAATCAACTTATTCAAGGTGAATGATTTGACGGTTTCGGTCACTTTGGACGAAACTGTCACCAGAGAAGACTTGGGTGCATTGGTCCAaatctttggtggtgacGCGGGTGTGAGTACTTTGGAAGAACTCCCTGAATTCCCTCAACAATGGACTCGTACCGACGAGATCTTGACTCATCCTGTGTTCAACACGCACCATTCAGAAACTGCCATGTTGAGGTACTTGCACTTGTTACAATCCAAAGACTTATCATTGGCTAACTCAATGATTCCTTTGGGTTCTTGTaccatgaagttgaatgCCACGGTGGAAATGTCCACTTTGTCGATGCCAGGATTCACTGCTCTTCACCCATTTGCTCCGGCTGACCAGGCTGAAGGTTACCGTGAACTTGTGGctgaatttgaaaaagatttGAATGATATCACTGGATTTGATGCTACCACTTTGATGCCAAACTCGGGTGCTCAAGGTGAATATACTGGTTTACTGTTGATCAGACAATATCACCAGTCCCGTGGTGACCATGAATCGCGAAACATATGTCTTATCCCTGTGTCGGCGCACGGTACCAACCCAGCTTCTGCTGCTATGTGTGGATTAAAAGTTGTTCCAGTCAAGTGTTTGGAAAATGGTTCAATTGACcttgaagacttgaaaCAAAAGGCTGAATTACACAGCCAAAACTTATGCTCGATCATGATCACGTATCCTTCAACGTATGGTTTGTTTGAACCTGGTATCAAATCGGCCATCGACATTGTCCATGAAAATGGGGGGTTGGTGTACCTTGATGGAGCCAACATGAATGCACAAGTGGGATTGACTTCTCCTGGAGATTTGGGAGCGGATGTATGTCACTTgaacatccacaaaacctTTGCTTTGAGtcacggtggtggtggtccTGGTCAAGCTCCGGTATGTGTCAAGGAACACTTGAAGCCCTTTTTACCTCATCACACACTTGTTTCTACTCCTCATGCCACTTCTGAATCCATTAAAGCTGTTAATTCTGCGCCATTTGGATCTGCGGCTGTTCTTCCAGTGTCATACGCTTATATTAAGATGTTGGGAGCCAACCTGTTGCCATACACCTCTGCCATCGCCATGTTAAATGCCAATTACATGATGAAAAAATTACAGGCCCACTACAAGATTCTTTTCAtggattttgcagccattaAGCACTGTGCACATGAATTCATTTTGGACTTACGTGAGTTCAAAACCTTCGGAGTCGAAGCCATCGACGTGGCTAAGAGATTACAAGATTATGGATTCCATGCCCCAACCATGTCTTTCCCGGTGGCTGGTACTTTAATGATTGAGCCTACTGAATCTGAAAATCTCGAGGAAATCGACCGGTTTATAGACTCATTGGTGGCTATCCGGGGCGAAATCAAAGCCTACGAAAATGGGGATCCTCTTGGccaagtgttgaagaatgctCCTCATTCATTGGCCGATGTGGTTTCAACTCCACAAGAAGATTGGGCCTCTAGAGGATACACTCGTGAGCAGGCTGCATACCCACTTCCATTTTTGAAGCAAGCTAAATGCTGGCCCACCGTGGCTCGTGTGGATGATGCATACGGGGACATAAACTTGATGTGTACGTGTCCATCTGTTGAGGAGGTTGCCGA CACCGAGTGTATCGCCTTGTCGCTGTACAAAGAAGGCTTACTGAACAAACTACAGATTCTCCATGGAGTTGCCTACGGAAAAGATGCCACCACCGATTATAATGCCGCCAGCTTCAATCCTGGTGCAGATTCCGGTGTCGACACCGACGAGGCGAAATCCATTGAAGGGTTTGATTTCTACAAGGCGGCCGAGGTTTCGGTGGAATaccccatcaccaacctCCAGTGGGATCCAGCAATGGGTTCGGGTAGCCATGAACGGCTCGCAGCCTCGAGCGAGGTTCTACGGTTGTTCAAGGTGGACCACGACTCTTTGgactccaacaacaacttcagaATGTCTCAAACCCATTACTTAACCAACAGTACTTCTGGAGCCACTTCCGGTGGGATCATGAATTGTCCACCAGTGACGTCTTTTGACTGGAACAAACTCGAGTCCAACCTCATCATCACCGCCAGTGTCGACACCACGTGTACCGTGTGGGATCTCAATCGACTGAACCCCAATCCCGATCCTCATCAAGGGGACTCGGCCTACGTAAAGACTCAATTGATTGCACACGATCTGGAGGTGTTTGACGTGAAGTTTGTCACCGACTCCACCAATCTCTTTGCTTCGGTAGGGAACGACGGTAGCATAAGAATGTTTGACTTGAGACTGCTTGAACATCTGACAATTATCTATGAGCCTTCAAGTGGAACTGGCCCCAGTCGCCACAATTACAACTCCAAAGCGTTGCTCAAGCTAGCCACTTCGAACGTCGACCAGAACTACTTGGCTACGATTGGAGTCAACTCGAACCAGGTGATTGTCATTGATACTCGGCTTCCGGGTGTTCCAGTAGCAGTTTTGGATGGATCTCTTGGAGGTCGTAACTCGGGTGCCATTAATTCCATCAAGTGGCATCCCACTGGAAATTTCCTCCTTACGGGTGGTGATGACTGTCAGGCGTTGGTGTGGGATTGTAACAATTTCCAATTGCCTAAAGACCATGAGCATCCGTTCGTGGTAGGATCACCGGTTTTGTCGTACGAGGAGTCGCTCGAAGTGAATAATGTGTGTTGGAGGGCTCCCATGGGTGACTGGATGGGTGTGGTGAGTGGTAAAGGTTTCCAGGCAGTCCTGATATAA
- the NPR1 gene encoding Nitrogen permease reactivator protein (COG:T; EggNog:ENOG503NVGV), which translates to MQAEKDKLPVSSLTRLLNESNSNQASPQQSNNASTSSLKDGLLKTSPSSNSSDGITFNTKTLEPQEVGTEDSDIGQTNETDAFDSELVSESPKSKLSSLNRVIPIKPPINASPRVVRTNSLGHSSFLNYSESLSNSIPYSAPGGRGNSTLSQSANSTSSLNTLGSLSEAPGPASISSGSASGGSSHVPNLPNGQPISSIHISSPQVSSSSIDQRFVVSKQRVAQAHAASMGSSQRTGSQSGLSYFFSGKSKPIKRPGSSTDLGSFYNNSFQEQQGQMFSGSPSSLSSSDSYFPNQSRHNSMVNLKRFFKKSSTSPNTTTVSNLSSSLRSTPGSLSNTPITSYNLTANSTNSSYASQGQSMPTSPIAGNYSNGFSNSYSNSLQNKINYQHDRRGSVTSLVNLHPQLPFSKRYSKYGENLGAGAGGSVRLVTRISDKQLFAVKEFRNKYQNETKRDYAKKITGEYCIGSTLKHPNIIETIEICYENDHILQVMEYCDYDLFAIVMSNKMSREEINCCFKQILSGVHYLHTMGLAHRDLKLDNCVIDKRGIVKIIDFGSAVVFSYPFTKTLIEAQGIVGSDPYLAPEVCVFNKYDPRPVDVWSTAIIYCCMMLKKFPWKVPKLSDNSFKLFASRGEMIPISETLKRTPADLAALPHHTTNGEGLGDLSDIAEAVETDPETQGKSHTSNEVGEGRLLLALPEDCRPLIGRMVELAPACRITIDEVLQDSWLQGVQMCTVEERVLSDGTSVSERVRCEDHDHTQVDQSKAHIAAFEKNKKK; encoded by the coding sequence ATGCAAGCCGAAAAAGATAAGTTACCGGTTAGTTCGTTGACCCGGTTACTAAACGAGTCCAACTCCAACCAAGCGTCCCCCCAGCAGTCCAATAATGCTTCGACGTCTTCTCTCAAAGATGGTCTTCTTAAAACCTCCCCTTCTTCCAACAGTTCTGACGGGATCACTTTTAACACAAAGACGCTTGAGCCCCAAGAAGTCGGCACCGAAGACAGTGATATTGGCCAAACGAACGAAACTGATGCTTTCGACTCGGAGCTTGTCTCGGAGTCGCCGAAATCAAAACTCTCGAGCCTCAACAGAGTCATTCCAATTAAACCTCCAATTAATGCCAGTCCTCGAGTGGTCCGTACGAACTCGTTGGGCCACTCGCTGTTCCTCAACTACTCGGAGAGTTTGTCGAATTCGATTCCTTACTCCGCTCCCGGTGGACGGGGAAACTCCACTCTTTCCCAACTGGCCAACAGTACGTCGAGTCTCAACACGTTGGGCAGTTTACTGGAGGCCCCGGGTCCTGCCAGTATAAGTTCTGGGTCGGCCTCTGGTGGCTCCAGCCATGTTCCCAACTTACCCAACGGTCAGCCGATATCGTCGATCCATATTCTGAGTCCCCAAGTGTCTTCCTCCAGCATTGACCAACGATTCGTGGTACTGAAGCAACGGGTGGCCCAGGCCCATGCCGCCCTGATGGGCTCCAGCCAAAGAACAGGTTCACAATCGGGATTATCGTATTTTTTCAGTGGAAAATCCAAGCCTATAAAAAGACCGGGGTCTTCTACTGACTTGGGTTCTTTCTACAACAATTCgttccaagaacaacaaggACAAATGTTTTCAGgatcaccttcttctttatcaTCTAGTGACTCGTACTTCCCCAACCAATCTCGTCATAACTCGatggtcaacttgaagcggtttttcaagaagtcgtCAACTTCTCCCAACACAACCACGGTGCTGAActtgtcttcttcgttaCGCTCTACTCCTGGTAGTTTGAGTAACACGCCCATCACTTCCTACAATTTGACGGcaaactccaccaactcgtcaTACGCATCGCAGGGCCAATCGATGCCAACTTCTCCTATAGCTGGCAACTATTCTAATGGCTTTTCTAACAGTTACTCCAACTCGCTCCAAAACAAAATTAATTATCAGCATGATAGGAGAGGGTCAGTGACTAGCTTAGTCAACTTGCATCCCCAACTTCCATTCTCCAAGAGATACAGTAAGTATGGGGAAAACTTGGGTGCTGGAGCTGGTGGTTCGGTTCGTCTTGTAACTAGAATTAGTGACAAGCAATTATTTGCCGTCAAGGAGTTCAGAAACAAGTACCAAAACGAGACCAAACGTGATTATGCAAAGAAGATTACGGGAGAATATTGTATTGGGTCAACTTTGAAGCATCCTAATATTATTGAAACCATTGAAATCTGTTACGAAAATGATCATATTTTACAAGTGATGGAGTATTGTGATTACGATTTATTTGCAATTGTCATGTCTAACAAGATGTCACgggaagaaatcaactgTTGCTTCAAGCAAATATTATCAGGAGTCCATTACTTGCATACCATGGGGTTAGCCCACCGGGATTTGAAGTTAGATAATTGTGTCATTGACAAGAGAGGAATTGTCAAGATCATCGACTTTGGTTCCGCAGTGGTGTTTTCTTACCCATTTACCAAGACGTTGATTGAAGCTCAGGGAATTGTTGGATCAGATCCTTATTTGGCACCAGAGGTTTGTGTGTTTAACAAGTATGATCCTCGTCCTGTGGATGTATGGTCTACTGCCATCATATACTGTTGTATGATGTTAAAGAAGTTTCCTTGGAAAGTGCCTAAATTATCCGATAATAGCTTCAAATTGTTTGCCAGCAGAGGTGAGATGATACCAATTAGTGAAACTTTGAAGCGTACTCCAGCAGACCTTGCTGCTCTTCCCCATCATACCACCAACGGTGAAGGATTGGGAGATTTATCGGACATTGCAGAAGCGGTGGAAACAGACCCCGAAACTCAAGGAAAATCTCACACTTCTAACGAGGTAGGCGAAGGTAGATTGCTTTTGGCATTACCTGAAGACTGTCGTCCCTTAATAGGACGGATGGTCGAGTTAGCTCCTGCCTGTAGAATCACTATTGACGAAGTGTTGCAAGATTCATGGTTACAAGGGGTACAAATGTGCACAGTTGAAGAGCGTGTACTCTCTGATGGTACCAGCGTATCTGAACGTGTAAGGTGTGAAGACCATGACCATACCCAAGTGGATCAGTCGAAGGCCCATATAGCGGCATTTGAAAAGAATAAGAAAAAGTAG
- the DPB11 gene encoding protein kinase activating protein dpb11 (EggNog:ENOG503NUFG; COG:L) produces MLPLTGKCFCCTAISSEARDTVERQVVELGGTYTLDLMSHTTHLVVGDTRTAKYRYCVRHRDDVKILQPTAIGQFYEAWRRGRGDTTTIVPAASPSLDSFVLPTFYGLAICVGHFRSDSIYDLNGDNTSPAAVRALIERHGGTATDSLTNAHAMLLSNIPTGKRYTKAVEWRLPVVHPLYVLDSLRRGASLDPDDYAYDHYPEIPRNSDAPTSGGDPPSMAVSAAAAVARTDSAPAKIRKNLDVWNSLVHREHTTTSGGSHSTTTDAMISDSFNANIDMLVVNINIFKQRLPESLFERPELVECAYNSISRVSTKNKIVAAKKWKIPVVSPWYLFELANDSDPSIKDLKWCLYYSKKQEPDSGSDSLRLPSPKKIRRRFGKLVTNSKELELQTSKTHEDSNDEDEVRIGYDSKRQKK; encoded by the exons ATGCTTCCACTCACCGGTAAGTGCTTCTGTTGTACCGCCATCAGCAGCGAGGCCCGTGACACCGTCGAGCGCCAGGTGGTCGAGCTCGGCGGAACGTACACACTTGATCTCATGCTGCACACCACGCATCTCGTGGTGGGCGACACCCGTACTGCCAAGTACCGCTACTGTGTGCGCCACCGCGACGACGTGAAGATTCTTCAGCCAACTGCTATTGGCCAGTTCTACGAGGCATGGCGACGTGGGCGTGGTGACACTACCACTATCGTGCCCGCGGCCTCCCCGCTGCTCGACTCGTTCGTTCTCCCAACGTTCTACGGCCTCGCTATTTGTGTGGGGCATTTCCGCTCCGATAGCATCTACGATCTCAACGGTGACAACACCTCGCCGGCCGCCGTACGGGCGCTTATCGAGCGTCATGGTGGTACTGCCACCGACCTGCTTACAAATGCACATGCCATGCTCCTCTCGAATATTCCTACTGGGAAGAGGTACACCAAGGCAGTGGAATGGCGTCTTCCCGTTGTACACCCGTTGTACGTCCTCGACAGCTTACGGCGAGGTGCCTCGCTCGATCCTGATGACTATGCCTACGACCACTACCCGGAGATCCCCCGAAATTCGGATGCCCCCACCTCTGGTGGTGACCCTCCTTCAATGGCGGTACTGGCAGCAGCTGCCGTCGCGCGCACGGACCTGGCCCCGGCCAAAATCAGAAAGAACCTTGACGTATGGAACTCTCTCGTGCACAGGGAGCACACTACCACCTCTGGTGGTAGTCACAGTACCACCACAGATGCAATGA TCTCGGATTCTTTTAACGCAAATATCGACATGCTCGTGgtcaacatcaacatcttcaagcaACGACTACCCGAGCTGTTGTTCGAACGGCCAGAGCTAGTTGAATGTGCCTACAATTCTATCAGCCGCGTATCCACCAAGAATAAGATcgtggctgcgaaaaaaTGGAAGATACCGGTTGTGTCACCATGGTATTTATTTGAACTTGCAAACGACTCAGATCCTTCCATCAAGGACTTAAAGTGGTGTTTGTACTATCTGAAAAAGCAGGAACCTGACTCGGGTTCAGACCTGTTGCGACTCCCGTCCCCCAAGAAGATCCGACGTCGGTTCGGGAAATTGGTGACAAATTCGAAGGAGCTTGAGTTGCAGACGAGTAAAACTCACGAAGACTCTAACGATGAAGACGAGGTGCGCATTGGATATGATAGCAAACGACAGAAGAAATAG
- the TEF1_2 gene encoding translation elongation factor EF-1 alpha (COG:J; EggNog:ENOG503NU3J) has translation MGKGKTHVNVVVIGHVDSGKSTTTGHLIYKCGGIDKRTIEKFEKEAAELGKGSFKYAWVLDKLKAERERGITIDIALWKFETPKYHVTVIDAPGHRDFIKNMITGTSQADCAILIIAGGVGEFEAGISKDGQTREHALLAYTLGVQQLIVAINKMDSVKWDKNRFEEIVKETTNFVKKVGYNPKSVPFVPISGWNGDNMIEPSPNCPWYKGWEKETKAGKSSGKTLLEAIDAIDPPSRPTDKALRLPLQDVYKIGGIGTVPVGRVETGIIKAGMIVTFAPAGVTTEVKSVEMHHELLDEGVPGDNVGFNVKNVSVKEIRRGNVCGDSKNDPPKGCDSFDAQVIVLNHPGQISSGYSPVLDCHTAHIACKFDTLLKKIDRRTGKVLEENPKFIKSGDAAMVKMVPSKPMCVEAFTEYPPLGRFAVRDMRQTVAVGVIKAVEKSDKAGKVTKAAQKAAKK, from the coding sequence ATGGGTAAGGGAAAAACTCACGTTAACGTTGTTGTTATTGGTCACGTCGACTCTGGTaagtccaccaccaccggaCACTTGATCTACAAGTGTGGTGGTATCGACAAGAGaaccattgaaaagttcgAAAAGGAAGCCGCTGAATTAGGTAAGggttctttcaagtacGCTTGGgttttggacaagttgaaggctgaaagagaaagaggTATCACCATCGATATCGCTTTGTGGAAGTTTGAAACTCCAAAGTACCACGTTACTGTCATTGACGCTCCAGGTCACAgagatttcatcaagaacatgaTCACTGGTACTTCCCAAGCTGATTGTGCTATTTTGATTATTGCTGGTGGTGTCGGTGAATTCGAAGCCGGTATCTCCAAGGATGGTCAAACCAGAGAACACGCTTTGTTGGCTTACACCTTGGGTGTCCAACAATTGATTGTTGCTATCAACAAGATGGACTCTGTTAAGTGGGACAAGAACAGATTCGAAGAAATCGTCAAGgaaaccaccaacttcGTCAAGAAGGTTGGTTACAACCCTAAGTCTGTTCCTTTCGTTCCAATTTCTGGATGGAACGGTGACAACATGATCGAACCATCTCCAAACTGTCCATGGTACAAGGGTTGGGAAAAGGAAACCAAGGCTGGTAAGTCCTCTGGTAAGACTTTGTTGGAAGCTATTGACGCTATCGACCCACCTTCCAGACCAACCGACAAGGCTTTGAGATTGCCATTGCAAGATGTCTACAAGAttggtggtattggaaCTGTGCCAGTCGGTAGAGTTGAAACCGGTATTATCAAGGCCGGTATGATTGTTACCTTTGCCCCAGCTGGTGTCACCACCGAAGTCAAGTCCGTGGAAATGCACCACGAATTGTTGGACGAAGGTGTTCCAGGTGACAATGTTGGATTCAACGTCAAGAACGTTTCCGTCAAGGAAATCAGAAGAGGTAACGTGTGTGGTGACTCCAAGAACGACCCACCAAAGGGATGTGACTCTTTCGATGCTCAAGTCATCGTCTTGAACCACCCTGGTCAAATCTCTTCCGGTTACTCTCCAGTTTTGGATTGTCACACTGCTCACATTGCTTGTAAGTTTGacaccttgttgaagaagattgaCAGAAGAACTGGTaaggttttggaagaaaaccctaagttcatcaagtctGGTGACGCCGCTATGGTTAAGATGGTTCCATCTAAGCCAATGTGTGTTGAAGCTTTCACCGAATACCCACCATTGGGAAGATTCGCTGTCAGAGACATGAGACAAACCGTTGCTGTTGGTGTCATCAAGGCCGTCGAAAAGTCCGACAAGGCTGGTAAGGTCACCAAGGCTGCTCAAAAGGCTGCTAAGAAGTAA
- the MRPL19 gene encoding mitochondrial 54S ribosomal protein uL11m (BUSCO:EOG09265BG5; EggNog:ENOG503P428; COG:J), which yields MSAKGALAKNVMVKLIVGAGQAAPAPPVGPALGSKGVKAIDFCKEFNARTANLQPGTPIPCVLTVKPDRTFTFEMKSPPTSWLLMKAAGIKQGSGRPTHDIVGQISLKHVYEIAKIKKTDERHKEVEMQAICGAIISTADAIGVKVVP from the coding sequence ATGTCTGCCAAAGGAGCTTTAGCCAAAAATGTTATGGTCAAGCTTATAGTGGGAGCCGGCCAAGCAGCTCCTGCTCCTCCTGTGGGTCCGGCATTAGGGTCCAAGGGGGTGAAAGCCATCGATTTCTGTAAAGAATTTAATGCAAGAACCGCAAATTTACAACCAGGAACTCCCATTCCATGTGTTTTGACAGTTAAACCAGATAGAACATTCACCTTTGAAATGAAATCACCTCCCACGTcttggttgttgatgaaagcTGCCGGAATCAAGCAGGGATCCGGAAGACCTACTCATGATATCGTCGGCCAAATATCCTTGAAGCATGTGTATGAGATAGCCAAGATCAAAAAGACTGATGAAAGACataaagaagttgaaatgCAAGCCATTTGTGGAGCCATTATACTGACAGCTGATGCAATAGGTGTGAAAGTAGTGCCCTGA